One Dissulfuribacter thermophilus genomic region harbors:
- a CDS encoding PEP/pyruvate-binding domain-containing protein — MSLPEFLRGLGRDIFDSALRFKKKYQIFIDLLSKDRRCHDLMAELQQMQDLIPPPEFSRLLKTYQSFSLELFGLIEDFTELCPKESENIRFFFTKLDKYCRFIIEPNRPVFDPPFCLSNEEVDEDSIGLIGGKAKGIYDLGQKVGVTVPRCAFVTTSAFFYILDQNNLMEPINEVLSKIDSKDPHSIELSSKKILSLFHDLRVPQSIIDVIEEKLPGSNTGLYALRSSASFEDSYFSFAGQYRSILNCKPSKIISSYLKVIESKYSPNAIFYRVNAGLADTDTPMAVIIMEMINPIVSGVAYSIDPDRIDSSLVRISVVDGPGDDLVGGKKIPFTIYAERGRPIFKDGSYPVRIMSSFESIMDLPLLVEKIEGFFGVPLDIEWCVDEKGTLYFLQARPLRVDKKHNFTWEKQRYVSERVPILEGGEHIYPGCAVGRVFIASGTQDLHRVPYGAILVSANAFPEFSQIIGRIKGIITERGAITSHLATVAREFKVPAIFGISGATKVLKTGDLITLYVEENKVFKGTSSDICKEVERQAKQEGISPIVSRLRALLSLITPLTLTDPDDPNFRPEGCRSLHDILRYCHERAMQTMFGLTKDSPSQRYVVKIRLPIPLSIYCLDLEGSALKKGIHKERQISLDEVPYDPLKVLLRGLCHPKIEWTDRHHFDWSAFDEMVLSGAFPTKRDSILFASFAIISKDYLNLNLKFGYHFTVVDCFCSEHLQSNYLSIKFAGGGGTEVGRMLRLRFIKEILESWGFSTGFKLEELSGRITGVGKEDLMDLLEKLGQLLGYTKLLDLHLTDEIRLKEAFQKFEEAFG, encoded by the coding sequence ATGTCTTTACCTGAGTTTTTGAGGGGCCTTGGACGGGATATCTTTGATTCTGCCTTAAGGTTCAAGAAAAAATATCAAATTTTCATTGATCTCCTGTCAAAGGATAGGCGATGCCATGATCTCATGGCCGAGCTTCAGCAGATGCAGGATTTAATTCCACCGCCGGAATTTTCACGGCTACTAAAGACGTATCAGAGCTTCTCACTGGAACTATTCGGACTGATCGAGGATTTCACAGAGTTATGTCCTAAAGAGTCAGAAAACATTAGGTTTTTTTTTACAAAACTCGATAAATACTGCCGTTTTATCATTGAACCTAATAGGCCAGTGTTTGATCCACCCTTTTGCCTCAGTAACGAAGAAGTGGACGAAGATTCCATAGGGTTGATTGGTGGAAAAGCAAAGGGGATCTATGATCTTGGTCAAAAAGTTGGGGTAACAGTCCCAAGATGCGCGTTTGTGACCACCAGTGCTTTTTTTTACATTTTGGACCAAAATAATCTGATGGAGCCTATCAACGAGGTCCTATCGAAGATCGATTCAAAAGATCCACATTCCATTGAGCTCTCTTCAAAAAAGATACTATCCCTTTTTCATGATCTAAGAGTTCCCCAATCTATAATAGATGTAATTGAAGAAAAATTGCCAGGCAGTAATACGGGTCTATACGCCTTAAGGAGCAGTGCCAGTTTCGAAGATTCTTATTTTAGTTTTGCAGGCCAATACAGAAGCATTTTAAATTGTAAACCATCAAAAATAATCAGCTCATATCTAAAGGTTATTGAGAGCAAATATAGCCCCAATGCCATTTTTTATCGGGTCAATGCCGGCTTGGCAGATACTGACACCCCAATGGCGGTGATAATAATGGAGATGATCAATCCAATTGTAAGTGGGGTTGCATATAGTATAGACCCTGACCGGATAGATTCCAGCCTAGTTAGGATATCCGTTGTAGATGGCCCTGGAGATGACCTAGTTGGGGGTAAGAAGATTCCTTTTACAATATATGCAGAGAGGGGAAGGCCTATATTTAAGGATGGCTCTTATCCTGTCAGGATAATGTCTTCTTTTGAATCCATAATGGATCTTCCCCTTTTAGTTGAAAAGATAGAGGGATTTTTTGGAGTACCTCTAGATATTGAGTGGTGCGTGGATGAAAAGGGCACACTCTACTTTCTCCAGGCAAGACCGCTCAGAGTCGATAAAAAACACAATTTTACATGGGAAAAGCAAAGATACGTTAGTGAAAGAGTCCCAATTCTGGAAGGAGGCGAGCATATCTATCCAGGCTGTGCAGTGGGACGAGTTTTTATTGCCTCTGGGACCCAGGATTTACACAGGGTTCCGTACGGGGCTATACTTGTTTCTGCCAATGCATTTCCAGAGTTCAGCCAGATAATAGGAAGGATAAAGGGAATTATTACTGAAAGGGGGGCCATAACAAGCCATCTCGCCACAGTAGCCAGGGAATTTAAGGTGCCTGCTATATTTGGCATAAGTGGTGCGACAAAGGTATTAAAAACAGGAGATCTCATTACCTTATATGTGGAGGAAAACAAGGTCTTCAAAGGGACTTCATCGGACATTTGTAAAGAAGTTGAAAGGCAAGCCAAACAGGAAGGTATATCTCCAATAGTATCTCGCTTAAGGGCCCTACTTTCCCTTATTACTCCACTTACCCTTACTGATCCAGATGACCCCAATTTTAGGCCCGAAGGCTGTAGAAGCCTTCATGATATATTACGCTATTGCCATGAGAGGGCAATGCAGACGATGTTTGGCCTTACTAAGGACAGTCCCAGCCAAAGATATGTTGTAAAAATTAGGCTTCCCATCCCCCTATCCATATATTGCCTTGATTTGGAAGGCAGTGCCCTAAAAAAGGGCATTCACAAAGAGAGACAAATATCCCTGGATGAAGTCCCTTATGATCCGCTTAAGGTATTGTTGCGCGGCCTTTGTCATCCCAAGATAGAGTGGACAGATAGGCATCATTTTGATTGGAGTGCCTTTGATGAAATGGTTCTTTCCGGTGCCTTTCCTACGAAAAGGGATTCTATACTCTTTGCCTCGTTCGCTATAATCTCCAAGGACTATTTGAACTTAAACTTGAAGTTTGGATATCACTTTACAGTGGTTGACTGTTTTTGTTCGGAACATCTCCAATCAAATTATTTGTCAATCAAATTTGCAGGAGGTGGAGGGACTGAGGTTGGTAGGATGCTGAGGCTTAGGTTCATAAAAGAGATACTCGAGAGTTGGGGATTTTCTACAGGGTTCAAGCTGGAAGAGCTAAGTGGCAGGATCACAGGTGTTGGAAAAGAGGATCTCATGGACCTCCTTGAAAAGTTGGGACAACTCTTAGGTTATACCAAGTTACTTGATTTGCATTTGACTGATGAGATACGCCTTAAAGAGGCATTTCAAAAATTTGAGGAGGCCTTTGGTTGA
- a CDS encoding response regulator gives MARIIVVDDVKDACLLLKKILERKGHEVFTFTDEDEAIEFASQNPVDLAILDIKLKRMIGVELLAELKKILPSLKAVMLTGYPSVETARDSLKKGASEYLVKPVDKHELEETVEAVLKEK, from the coding sequence ATGGCTAGGATTATTGTAGTCGATGACGTCAAAGACGCCTGCCTTCTACTAAAGAAGATCTTGGAGCGCAAAGGTCATGAAGTCTTTACCTTCACTGATGAGGATGAGGCAATAGAGTTTGCCTCTCAAAATCCTGTGGACCTTGCAATACTTGATATAAAACTAAAGCGAATGATTGGAGTGGAACTCCTGGCGGAATTGAAAAAAATCCTGCCCAGCCTGAAGGCTGTGATGCTAACCGGTTATCCAAGCGTTGAAACTGCAAGGGATTCGCTTAAGAAGGGGGCTTCCGAGTATCTGGTAAAACCTGTTGATAAACACGAACTTGAAGAGACTGTAGAGGCAGTACTCAAAGAAAAATAA
- a CDS encoding methyl-accepting chemotaxis protein, translating into MIAFRSISIKYRLIGFGVFVLTTVLFIGSYSVIKLKQLSLNGIRMNASSEEVVNGLKSTRDIGELRRFTSEFLSTGSKGAYKKVILASKSLEDRIPQAQKPNLKAFLKDMELLSVRMESFWNNKRLVHEAEAQIVEGIKTVLKECRGDSVCIYTLQNALNGFKAYQSISSGLLEGAEEFDSNAVTKIVDAVTADLSKTRQNVQGPLAHALSQLENSFFDLDDAISTIVAIEKKVKSKREDVLKKLGLLDQAIMKSSISAGELASRLAKEGEQISSKAFVITVVIGCTSFTLLLAFGYLFYNSIITPLQKISAILEVMARGDLRNRIDIEGNDEFTEFSRNFNVFLNNISTLVGHVKGASDSVGREAKELSQMSDRMVYEANGAVEASQEAHNQIQEVAEYVHHTSTMVDNLAQATNEIANNTASTASLSESLEGQIQGTRNIIEKLSEHAKDIGDVIELIGSIAEQTNLLALNATIEAARAGEAGKGFSVVANEVKELAKQTADATDKISPIIVAIQKGVEESVASINESVSAVNVLKDSANTVASAVEQQTATYSEINEQVQIINERVQSVEEKVELLAKAAEENLAESRILKDRATVLKENSEELNVQISGLIV; encoded by the coding sequence ATGATTGCATTTAGGTCTATTTCCATAAAATACAGGCTGATCGGATTTGGTGTGTTTGTTCTCACTACGGTCTTATTCATAGGATCATATAGTGTCATAAAGCTCAAACAACTCAGTTTAAATGGTATTAGAATGAATGCTTCAAGCGAAGAAGTAGTAAATGGATTGAAATCCACAAGAGATATCGGGGAACTCAGGAGATTTACTAGCGAATTCCTTAGCACCGGTAGCAAAGGGGCCTATAAAAAGGTCATTTTGGCATCTAAATCACTGGAAGACAGAATTCCACAGGCTCAGAAGCCAAATCTCAAGGCCTTCCTAAAGGATATGGAATTGCTATCTGTAAGAATGGAGAGTTTTTGGAACAATAAGAGGCTGGTCCATGAAGCAGAGGCACAGATAGTTGAAGGGATAAAAACGGTCTTAAAAGAATGTCGAGGGGACAGTGTCTGTATCTATACACTACAAAATGCCCTTAACGGCTTTAAGGCATATCAGTCCATTAGCTCGGGCCTATTAGAAGGGGCAGAGGAGTTTGATTCTAATGCAGTGACCAAAATAGTGGATGCTGTAACGGCGGATTTGAGCAAGACAAGGCAAAATGTTCAGGGTCCTTTAGCTCATGCCCTTTCACAACTCGAAAATAGTTTTTTCGACCTAGACGATGCAATAAGTACTATTGTAGCCATTGAGAAAAAAGTAAAATCAAAACGTGAGGATGTACTCAAAAAGCTCGGACTGCTGGACCAAGCAATTATGAAATCCAGTATTTCAGCTGGAGAGTTGGCCTCGAGGCTAGCAAAAGAAGGGGAGCAAATTTCAAGTAAAGCCTTTGTGATTACCGTGGTTATTGGCTGTACAAGTTTTACCCTACTGTTGGCCTTTGGATATTTATTTTACAACTCCATCATTACACCACTTCAAAAGATATCAGCAATACTTGAGGTCATGGCAAGAGGCGATCTCAGGAATCGAATTGACATTGAAGGCAATGATGAATTCACAGAGTTTTCCAGAAATTTTAATGTGTTCTTAAACAATATCTCTACCCTGGTGGGGCATGTAAAGGGTGCTTCTGATTCAGTTGGAAGGGAGGCGAAGGAACTGAGCCAGATGTCGGATAGGATGGTGTATGAGGCCAATGGGGCTGTAGAGGCCTCGCAGGAAGCCCATAATCAGATTCAGGAGGTAGCAGAATACGTGCATCACACCAGTACAATGGTAGACAACCTAGCTCAGGCTACAAATGAAATAGCAAATAATACTGCCAGTACCGCATCACTCTCTGAGAGTCTTGAAGGGCAAATCCAAGGTACGCGAAATATTATAGAGAAACTCAGTGAGCACGCAAAAGACATTGGGGATGTAATAGAATTAATCGGTTCAATTGCAGAGCAGACCAATCTCCTAGCCCTCAATGCCACTATTGAGGCGGCCAGGGCAGGCGAGGCAGGAAAGGGGTTTTCAGTAGTTGCCAATGAGGTTAAAGAGCTTGCAAAACAGACAGCAGATGCCACAGATAAGATTTCGCCTATTATTGTGGCGATCCAGAAAGGGGTGGAAGAATCAGTGGCCAGTATTAACGAAAGCGTATCTGCAGTAAATGTCCTTAAAGATTCAGCAAATACAGTTGCTTCGGCCGTAGAACAACAGACTGCCACTTACTCTGAGATCAATGAACAGGTGCAGATAATTAATGAAAGAGTTCAATCAGTAGAAGAAAAGGTAGAACTTCTTGCCAAGGCGGCTGAGGAAAATCTGGCTGAATCTAGGATACTTAAAGACAGGGCAACTGTGCTCAAGGAAAACTCTGAGGAGTTAAATGTACAAATTTCAGGATTAATTGTATAA